The nucleotide sequence ttttgataaacgaacccaacacTGGCTTTGTCCTTGCtagagtgtgatgtgatttgtgtcatgtgcaggtgcgatggatcgcgtgcaaaccaatagggtgtcggaatggtatatgtttatacttctcatccaaccacaatcaaattcactccatccggatggcgcgatttatctggttaggttttttttttttttgaatgatgacaaggcGGAATGAAAACAAgtcgaaatgaaatagcagtaacgaagctattttttttaaagtaaggagtagaaagtacagatacttgcgtgaaaatgtaaggagtagaagtaaaaagtcggctgaaaaataattactcaagtaaagtatagataccccaaatttctacttaagtacagtcacgaagtatttgtacttcattacttgacacctctggtacTTACATACAGaaaatcgaaattgcgttactctcagatcCTCGGTACATACAggtaacactaacagtagagcctaacaATCTAGATCAAATACAAAAtatagatacaactatacaataagggcatGTAGAAaggacatataataaaaataaagtttaataaagcagcgcaaggcatgtggcagatagagtgcaaaccagtgaaatTAACAAACAGTgcaaataaaagatttttagtgcaaaaaagcttattcagtctgaaagtgacaaagggctcaagagcagttattttatttaaactgactgatgaggtggtAGAATGAggtcagttccatgctgaatgaggtcatggaaactgatggcagcaaactgaagaagctgtgtgatgggtgagtggtaTCTCCTCCAATGCAGAGGGCTTTATGGGTGAGttgggttccataaatgtcctggagggaggggataGAGACaacaatgatcttctcagctgctctcactatgtgtTGCAGAGTCTTCTGGCAAGACACGTTACAGGCACCATACCACAccgtgatgcagctcgtcaggatgctctcaatggtgcctctgtagaaggtgtacatgatagggggcggggctctggctctcctcagtttgtggGGGAAGTAGAGACACTGCTGtaatttcttggccagtgctgcggtgttgtcagtccaggagaggtcctctgtgatgtgcacacacaGGAACtaggtgctgctcactctctccacagtcgcaacGTTGATGTTCAGAGGAGCATGCAGAGTGTGAACTCTCCTGAAGtcatctccttcatcttctccacgttcagagagagattgttgtcactgcaccatcacctcgctcctgtagtttgtctcatccttattgctaatgagacccaccacagtcgtgtcatctgcaaacttaatgaagaggttggagttgtgtgacagtgtgcagtcatgggtcagcagagtgaagaggatgGGGCTCAGCACACacccttggggggccccagtgttcagtgtgatggtgctggatgtgttgctgccgacccgtacggCCTGATGTCTTCCaatcagaaagtccaacagccagtggcacagtgaagtgttgagccccagctggaccagtttgtaaatgagctgttgaggtatgattgtgttgaatgctgaactgaagtctatgaacaccATTCTAATGgatgagtcctttttgtctatatgtgtgagtgctgagtggacggcagtggcgatggcatcatcggtcgaacGGTTGGACCTATATGCAAATATCgttggagatggcttcttcgggactggaatAATGGTGGTAGCTTTGAAACATGTGTGAACAACAGCTtgactaagtgagatgttgaaaatgtctgtgaagacatcagtgagttgtGCTGCACAGCCTCTCAGTACAtgcccaggaatgttgtcaggacccggagatttgcatgcattgatcctgctggtcaccgggaggaggttgagtcttctgtgcagtggtgctgttttgtttctcaaagcaagcgaagaaggtgttcagctcgttcagcagagagatgttgctgtcacaggtctGCGGTGGGGGGGTTGTAGTCTGTAACAGGTTGCCACAGGCTCCGAGTGTCTCTGCTTtcgctgaattgatgggctatcctcctggaggactgtctcttagcctctctgatgccacaggacaggttggccctagctgttctcaggtCCACCTCATCTCCAgatctgaaggcagcgttccgagccttcaggagtctgtagacctcccctgtcatccatttGAAGGCTCCTCTCTGTGCGGTGTAAACAACCATCACCATCTTGGATAATCATCCAAGCAATACTCAACATTACACAACCATTAATGGCGGTGTAAGATAAAGTGTGTTATTGGTAGCATCTGTGTGAGACTGGTTTCAGGTGAACTTGTGATTGGTGtaatggagcatgggaaatgtagtccgggGTGATGTGTAACAGTCAGAGCAGTGTGAGAGTCCATGTGGACAGCtggtgacctctggtggtgagtaACGAAAGTTTATTGACCTAAGTCTTTTTGCACAATATGAAAGTGATACATATGTAATGTACACCAGCTTGCTTCCATGAGAAAAATATATGCTCACATTTTAGGACACAAACCAGATGTGTTTACCAGTGAGGAAAGAACATATAAGGGTTATTTATAATGAAGGTATCTTTTAATAACAGACAAAGCTTGCAAAGTTGCAAATATAagagaaacaaatattaaattcagAAGAAACTGAGATCTTATCATCTAAGAGATTTACTAATTCAGAAGTGCCACATAAGTCCATTTCTATTTGACCATCAAGAGGTTTATAAATCCAGCTCATAATTATTTGTGCTTGTATTGCCCAAGCTTACAATTTAAAGTTTGACATTGCCCATCCACCTTTACCAGTTGTAAAACATCCAATTTAATCTTAGATTTCCTGCCTGCCCATATAAATTTtgatattacttttattatacatacatttatacatttattaatttcagaTAATTTAAAGAAATTGAAGAAAGAATATATATGATTGTGTGAAGgataatcattttaattacatttatcgTTCCTAAGAAAGAAACAGGAAGAGTAGACCGCGTGTCAAATATTTCTTAACCTGTACTATCAAAGGTTTTATATTTGATAGATATAGTGATAGTTTCTGTGGTCTCTCAAATCATTTAATAAAGTCCTAATGTGCTTTATTTGAGTTAGTACATCTTCTGATTTTGAGATATAATACTGCCCTTGTAAACTGGATAACATGCTTTTCTAATTGAAGTTGTTTATCTATTCCATCCTTATTCTTTTTAAGAAATTATCATACCTCCAATATAAGCTTCGTAGCTATCCCATAACCCTCTGGGATCAGTTTCTACTAACTCATTACAAAGgaaataataatcagttttttcCTTTAAATATTCCACAAACTGGTCATACATAAAATCAAAAGgctttattttacagaaataagAAGACTCTGTTCATGACATGAATCACAAATCAAACTAGAAACTGCACAATGGTAACTGAGGGTGATTTATCCAAGGTAGgattaagaaacaattaaagtCACCactcaaaataatattattacaatataaatttgACAATATACTGAATACTTGTACAAAAATGTGTGATTAAGATTATTAGGGTGGTGTAGCAGTTCTTTTGTCCACTATATCAACATGGCTGCGCACCCAGGAAGTCTCTGGATTTATACAGAACTCTCTCTTTGCAATTGTCTTAaacctgagaaaaaaaagaacatgaatTAAGTCTAACACTTCAGAAGATTATTTCATGGAGGTTCACTTTGAAAATGAAACAATAGATGATACTCACACAATAGCGTGTCTGCGACAGCTGCTGCTGGTCCAATAGTAAGACACCACCTTATTCACAGGAACCTTTATATTACTGAACTCTCCACAGCAAATAGATTGTGCTGCTCCAATTGATAAGACAGCTGAAATAAGGAGATATCCAAAATATCACAAACCCATTTTCAggcaaaaatgcaaagaaaaacatttttaagaaaatgtaaaactgtTATATCTATATTTTGAAATCACCAAATGCAACAAATGAAACTAAACCTGTCATAAATATTCTGAAAAGAACACTTTTGTTCTAAATTCAAAATTGAAAAGAGCCCTCACCGCTTGAAGTCATCTGCAGAGAGCTGAAGATCACCAGGAACAGCAAACACATCAGGCTTCTCATTCTTCAAGAAGTTTCTACACAATGACAGAAAGAGTCTGTAGAAGTTCTGTAGAGCTTGAAGATCTCAGAGCTGTTGTGTCCAGAATAGCGTCTGAGCATCCTCTTATATGCAGTCAGAGACATATTCCTACTAAACACATTCATGTAAATCCACTTCTAAGTATCAACATATCAGAATGAGAGGTGTTTTTAGCTTTCTACTCATGCAAGAGAGTTGAAGGTACTTTTCTTTCAGTTTACTGAAAATATGCTTGAGGAAAACAACACACAGCTTCCTTTTTTTCAGGCCTGTCATGTTCAGCGCTAAATCTGATGATTTACAAAATTCaccattttattattgtataaaaatatactcGGAATAGAAAATATGTGGCTATTGTACTTTGAGATATTACACTAATATTACCACACAAATACCTTCAACAACCTTCTACAGCTTCccaaatacacaataaaaaaaagtgctatgATTTggatatcaataaaataaaacaaacaaattataagCTTGAAAAGGTTGTCTGAGCACCTTTGTGTGATTATGAGTGATCCAGTGTGTCTTTCTGAGAGGGTGCAAAACTGAATCTGGCAGTTTGTGACAAAAAGCAAGAATCTTTAGCATGGTTTTATTATCATCTACTTTAGTCTAACCCAGATGCAGATGAAATAACCAAGAGGCTCAGAGTCTGACTCCTAAAGttctttactcaaaaaaaaaaaaaaaaaactctgtcctTAAGTGTCAGACAAGAGAGAAATCCAAAGCAACACTCAACAGAAGACAGCTAAATTCTCTAACCAAAAATCCTCGGCAGCATCATACTCAAAAAGACTTTAGGACTGAACAAGAACAATAGTCAGTGAGGCATTTAAATAGGGTGTGCAATTAGCAAAGAATCAATACAGGTGTGCTACAAGTCTCTAATAAAGAGGTGATCTGGGGTTGAAAGTACGCCATCCAGTGGTGAAACCAGGGAAACTCAGGAAGAACATTACAGAACCCCCTCTTTTAGGAACGGCTCCTGACGTTCCAAACAGCTGGGGTCGGGTGGAGCCGAATGAAGTCCTTAATAAGACTCTTGTCCAGTATGTGG is from Carassius auratus strain Wakin chromosome 25, ASM336829v1, whole genome shotgun sequence and encodes:
- the LOC113043867 gene encoding C-C motif chemokine 13-like isoform X2 translates to MRSLMCLLFLVIFCSVQMTSSAVLSIGAAQSICCGEFSNIKVPVNKVVSYYWTSSSCRRHAIVFKTIAKREFCINPETSWVRSHVDIVDKRTATPP
- the LOC113043867 gene encoding C-C motif chemokine 13-like isoform X1 gives rise to the protein MRSLMCLLFLVIFSSLQMTSSAVLSIGAAQSICCGEFSNIKVPVNKVVSYYWTSSSCRRHAIVFKTIAKREFCINPETSWVRSHVDIVDKRTATPP